The following coding sequences are from one Schizosaccharomyces osmophilus chromosome 1, complete sequence window:
- the ptr3 gene encoding ubiquitin activating enzyme E1 yields the protein MSNKMNIDQTGSGTIDEGLYSRQLYVLGHEAMKQMSQSDVLIIGCKGLGVEIAKNICLAGVKSVTLYDPQPTHIEDLSSQYFLTEDDLGVSRADVSVPKLAELNQYVPVSSTPELSIQDLKKYKCVVVTETSLTKQLEINDFTHENRIAFISTDSRGLFGSVFCDFGPEFVCTDVDGNEPLTGMIANITDDGTVTMLEETRHGLEDGDYVKFTEVKGVPALNNGQPRKVEVKGPYTFSIGSINGLGGSAATGGVFTQVKMPQKLTFKSLRESLKEPEYVFPDFGKMLRPPQYHVAFQALSSFAETHNGVLPRPRNNADAGEFLQIAKKIGASFDSQLELDENLIKEVSYQARGDLVAMCAFLGGIVAQEVLKSTTSKFFPFKQFFYFDSLESLPTSVQLSEEACKPRGTRYDGQIAVFGSEFQQKLSSLKQFLVGAGAIGCEMLKNWSMMGVSTGEDGHIHVTDMDSIEKSNLNRQFLFRARDVGKLKAESAANAVAAMNPSLTGKITSYQERVGPESEGIFGDEFFDNLSIVTNALDNVEARLYVDRRCVFFEKPLLESGTLGTKGNTQVVVPHLTESYGSSQDPPEKSFPICTLKNFPNRIEHTIAWARDLFEGLFKQPIDNVNLYLSSPNFLETTLKTSSNPREVLENIRDYLVSEKPLSFEECIIWARGQFEKFFNHNIQQLLYNFPKDAVTSNGQPFWTGPKRAPSPLAFDINNRAHFDFIVAAASIYAFNYGLKEETDPALYERVLSSFKPAEYSPKSGVKIQVNESDEAPEAAANSDKQELKSIADSLPPPSSLAGFRLTPADFEKDDDTNHHIDFITAASNLRALNYEITTADRFKTKFVAGKIVPAMCTSTAVVSGLVCLELVKLVDGKKKFEDFKNGFFNLAIGLFTFSDPIGSPKMKFNEKEVDKIWDRFNLPNFTLQNLIDHFSEKEGLEVTMLSSGVSLLYANFQPPKKLAERLPLKISDLVEQISKKKLEPFRKHLILEVCCDDKDGEDVEVPFITVKV from the exons ATGAGT aataaaatgaatattGACCAAACGGGGTCAGGCACCATTGATGAGGGATTATACTCCCGACAACTTTATGTTTTGGGCCACGAAGCCATGAAGCAAATGAGTCAATCAGATGTTTTAATTATCGGATGCAAAGGTCTCGGTGTTGAAATTGCTAAAAACATATGTCTCGCTGGTGTCAAAAGCGTTACGCTATATGATCCTCAACCTACTCATATCGAGGATTTGTCTTCACAATACTTTTTGACCGAAGATGATTTGGGCGTTTCTCGTGCTGATGTCAGTGTGCCAAAATTAGCTGAACTTAACCAATATGTTCCCGTGTCTTCGACTCCAGAGCTGTCGATTCaagatttgaaaaaatacaagTGTGTTGTTGTTACTGAAACTTCTCTCACAAAACAACTGGAAATTAATGACTTTACTCATGAAAACAGAATTGCATTTATCTCTACAGATAGCCGCGGTCTTTTTGGTTCCGTGTTTTGCGACTTTGGACCAGAATTTGTCTGCACTGATGTGGATGGAAACGAACCCTTAACTGGAATGATTGCAAATATTACTGACGATGGCACTGTTACAATGCTTGAAGAAACCCGCCACGGTTTAGAAGACGGTGATTATGTGAAGTTTACTGAAGTCAAGGGTGTGCCTGCTTTGAACAACGGCCAGCCCCGCAAAGTAGAAGTTAAGGGCCCTTACACCTTTTCTATTGGATCTATTAATGGTTTGGGCGGTTCCGCTGCGACTGGTGGTGTTTTCACTCAAGTCAAAATGCCTCAAAAACTTACTTTCAAATCTCTTCGTGAGTCTTTGAAGGAACCTGAATATGTATTTCCtgattttggaaaaatgcTGCGTCCTCCTCAATATCACGTTGCCTTCCAAGCACTTTCTTCGTTTGCTGAAACACACAACGGCGTTTTGCCTCGCCCCAGAAACAATGCAGACGCTGGcgaatttcttcaaattgcGAAGAAGATCGGtgcttcttttgattcGCAGTTAGAACTGGATGAAAACCTTATTAAAGAAGTTTCTTATCAGGCCAGAGGCGATCTTGTCGCCATGTGCGCTTTCCTTGGTGGTATAGTTGCTCAAGAAGTTTTGAAGTCTACTACTAGCAAATTCTTCCCATTTAAGCAATTTTTCTACTTTGATTCCCTTGAGAGTCTTCCAACCTCTGTGCAACTTAGTGAAGAAGCTTGTAAGCCTCGTGGCACTCGTTACGATGGTCAAATTGCAGTTTTTGGAAGTgaatttcaacaaaaattgAGCTCCttaaagcaatttttgGTTGGTGCTGGTGCCATTGGTTGTGAGATGTTGAAGAATTGGTCTATGATGGGTGTCTCCACTGGCGAAGATGGTCATATTCACGTTACTGATATGGATTCcattgaaaaatcaaacttGAACCGTCAGTTCCTTTTCAGAGCTCGCGATGTTGGCAAGTTGAAGGCTGAATCTGCTGCTAATGCTGTTGCTGCCATGAATCCTTCTTTAACTGGCAAAATTACCTCTTATCAGGAACGTGTCGGACCGGAGAGCGAAGGCATTTTCGGAGacgaattttttgataacCTTTCTATAGTGACTAATGCTCTGGATAACGTCGAAGCTCGTTTGTACGTCGATCGCCGCTGCGTGTTCTTTGAAAAGCCATTGTTGGAGTCTGGTACTTTAGGTACAAAAGGTAATACTCAAGTGGTTGTCCCTCACCTCACTGAATCCTACGGTTCATCCCAAGATCCTCCCGAGAAGTCTTTCCCTATCTGCACTCTCAAGAACTTTCCTAACCGCATTGAGCATACAATTGCTTGGGCACGTGATTTATTCGAGGGGTTATTTAAGCAACCTATTGACAACGTGAACTTGTACCTCAGTTCCCCCAATTTCTTGGAAACAACCTTGAAAACTAGCAGTAACCCTCGTGAAGTTTTAGAAAACATTCGCGATTACCTTGTTAGCGAAAAGCCTCTCTCCTTTGAGGAATGTATCATTTGGGCTCGTGGccaatttgaaaagttcTTTAATCATAACATTCAGCAATTACTTTACAACTTCCCCAAGGACGCTGTTACTTCGAATGGACAACCTTTCTGGACTGGTCCAAAGCGTGCTCCTTCTCCTTTGGCATTCGACATTAACAATCGTGCTCACTTTGATTTCATCGTCGCTGCTGCCAGCATTTATGCTTTCAATTACGGTTTGAAGGAGGAAACTGATCCTGCTCTTTATGAACGGGTTCTTTCTAGCTTCAAGCCTGCTGAATATTCTCCCAAGAGCGGTGTGAAGATTCAAGTTAATGAGTCTGATGAGGCACCAGAAGCAGCTGCTAATTCCGATAAGCAAGAGTTAAAATCTATTGCTGATAGCTTACCTCCTCCATCTTCTTTGGCTGGCTTTAGATTGACACCTGcagattttgaaaaagacgATGACACCAACCATCACATTGATTTTATCACTGCAGCTTCCAACCTTCGAGCTTTGAATTACGAAATTACGACTGCTGATCGTTTTAAGACAAAATTTGTTGCTGGCAAGATTGTTCCAGCTATGTGTACTTCTACTGCTGTTGTTTCTGGTTTGGTTTGCTTAGAATTGGTGAAGTTGGTAGATGGtaagaaaaagtttgaagaCTTTAAGAATGGTTTCTTCAATCTTGCTATTGGACTTTTCACATTCTCAGATCCTATTGGATCTCCCAAGATGAAGTTTAACGAAAAGGAGGTTGACAAAATCTGGGACCGATTTAATCTTCCCAACTTTACCCTCCAAAACCTTATAGACCACTTTTCTGAAAAGGAGGGCTTGGAAGTCACTATGCTCTCTTCTGGTGTTTCTTTGCTTTACGCTAATTTCCAACCACCCAAAAAACTTGCGGAGCGTCTACCTCTTAAGATATCTGATTTGGTTGAGCAAATTTCCAAGAAGAAGCTGGAGCCATTTAGAAAACACTTAATTTTAGAAGTGTGTTGCGATGACAAAGACGGTGAAGATGTTGAAGTTCCCTTCATTACTGTCAAAGtataa
- the tea2 gene encoding kinesin family plus-end directed microtubule motor Tea2, with protein sequence MSSSTNKPGFTGMVTPRRYSTMTSLRNVTPQAKGNYPQSPSLIRNFSNPMFRSNSTQLSVSGSSALDLGVSEGAASPLGTLDRYPRPSVLNLQDASSYRTESFDSAASSFSKTGRIPSSGAGELPLLGSDIITSIRICPVDRHNNNLWTHGTVLNDPYGREYIHQDTNSNSSSLQQEYMFNHVFGIESDNLNIYQNSVASVVRNVFSGYNGIVFAYGMTGTGKTYSMQGTEDEPGIIPLGMRDLFNMVESNAESDTFQIRISYLEIYNERIRDLISDSQEEPKVREGANGEVIVSPMARVLVTSPEDVSQVIEQCNAIRKTAATDYNTYSSRSHAILQVFLIRNSQSTHTTRTSTLSLVDLAGSERASTDHERRKEGAFINKSLLTLGTVISRLSNSVNGGASSNNNHIPYRESKLTRLLQQSLSGQSQISLLATISVEARHAVETTNTLKFAMRTQNLPTEIRQAEASTNYQAEVSSLRAALVKSNQELEICTNILKQFKSDLEERDAYISWLEAEKSHESAISRARLRMEELLSDRNMEIADLKEEINDKEKIIYALRSSQQRRELAELNQSKIRFSKFRDLPNKYVPEESEKENVNC encoded by the coding sequence ATGAGTTCATCTACGAACAAACCTGGTTTCACAGGTATGGTAACACCTCGAAGATATTCTACCATGACTAGTTTGAGGAATGTAACGCCTCAGgcaaaaggaaattacCCTCAAAGCCCTTCATTGATTCGAAACTTTTCGAATCCTATGTTTCGAAGCAATAGTACACAATTGAGTGTTTCAGGTTCTTCAGCACTTGACCTTGGTGTTTCGGAAGGAGCTGCATCACCTCTAGGGACGTTGGATCGATATCCTCGTCCTTCCGTTTTGAACCTTCAAGATGCAAGCAGTTACCGCACTGAATCTTTTGATAGTGCCGCTTCATCATTCTCAAAGACCGGCAGGATTCCTTCTTCTGGTGCTGGTGAGTTGCCATTGTTGGGCAGTGATATTATAACGAGTATTCGTATATGTCCTGTTGATAGACATAATAATAACCTCTGGACACATGGAACCGTATTAAACGATCCTTACGGACGAGAATACATTCACCAAGATACCAACTCAAACTCATCTTCTCTTCAACAAGAATACATGTTTAATCATGTCTTTGGTATAGAATCCGATAATCTTAATATTTACCAAAATTCTGTCGCTTCTGTAGTCCGAAACGTGTTTTCTGGATACAATGGCATCGTTTTTGCTTATGGCATGACAGGAACTGGTAAAACTTATTCGATGCAGGGAACAGAGGATGAGCCCGGTATTATTCCTTTGGGCATGCGTGATCTGTTTAATATGGTAGAGTCAAACGCGGAGTCTGACACTTTTCAAATTCGCATTTCCTATCTTGAAATTTATAACGAAAGGATTCGAGATTTAATCAGTGATTCTCAGGAGGAGCCAAAGGTTCGTGAAGGTGCCAATGGCGAAGTTATCGTTTCACCGATGGCCCGCGTGCTAGTAACAAGCCCGGAAGACGTAAGCCAGGTCATTGAGCAGTGCAATGCTATTCGAAAAACGGCTGCTACCGATTACAATACTTATAGTTCTCGATCTCATGCGATATTACAAGTCTTTCTTATTCGGAATTCACAATCAACTCATACAACAAGGACGTCCACTCTCAGTCTTGTTGATTTAGCAGGAAGTGAACGAGCTTCTACTGATcatgaaagaagaaaggaaggTGCATTCATCAACAAATCTTTACTTACATTAGGGACCGTCATTTCTCGGCTATCCAACTCTGTAAATGGAGGTGCCTCTTCGAATAATAATCATATTCCGTACCGTGAATCCAAACTTACTCGTTTGCTCCAGCAATCTTTGTCTGGCCAATCCCAGATATCCTTGTTGGCTACGATCAGTGTTGAGGCCCGTCATGCTGTTGAAACCACAAATACCCTCAAGTTTGCTATGAGAACTCAAAATTTACCTACTGAAATAAGACAAGCCGAAGCATCTACTAACTATCAGGCCGAAGTAAGTTCATTACGTGCTGCACTAGTTAAAAGCAACCAAGAACTTGAGATTTGCACAAACATACTTAAGCAATTCAAATCCGACTTGGAAGAAAGAGACGCTTACATTTCATGGCTCGAAGCTGAAAAATCTCATGAAAGCGCTATTAGTCGTGCTCGGTTACGTATGGAAGAATTACTTTCCGATCGAAATATGGAGATTGCagatttgaaagaagaaataaatgacaaggaaaaaataatttatgCATTGCGGTCTTCACAGCAACGACGTGAGCTTGCGGAGTTAAATCAATCTAAAATTCGGTTTTCGAAGTTTCGAGATTTACCAAATAAATATGTGCCCGAAGAAtctgaaaaggaaaatgtgAATTGTTAA
- the sap10 gene encoding splicing factor 3B: protein MADRLRSQAKLEQLQARFVGVGHSSTTKYEWMVNQHRDALSSIVGHPPLLAYMSTALGESRTQVRQQMLEKMIMPCGPPPPNH, encoded by the exons atg GCTGATAGATTGCGCTCACAAGCAAAATTGGAACAACTTCAAGCTCGATTCGTCGGTGTAGGTCATTCATCTACCACCAAATA CGAATGGATGGTTAATCAACACAGAGACGCGTTGTCTTCCATCGTTGGACATCCACCGCTTCTCGCATATATGTCGACCGCATTGGGTGAATCTAGGACGCAAGTTCGTCAGCAAATGCTGGAAAAAATGATCATGCCTTGTGGTCCTCCTCCTCCCAACCATTGA
- the ubc8 gene encoding ubiquitin conjugating enzyme E2 Ubc8 gives MSSPRRRIETDVMKLLMSDYEVTLVNDNMQEFYVRFHGPNETPYAEGVWKIHVELPSEYPWRSPSIGFVNRIFHPNIDELSGSVCLDVINQTWSPMFDMINIFEVFLPQLLRYPNASDPLNGEAAALLLREPQTFTSKVKDYIQRYASKDHADASLDDSSDNDSMSSIETESENEEVTGQMDDDL, from the coding sequence ATGTCGAGCCctagaagaagaattgagaCTGATGTTATGAAATTGCTGATGAGTGACTACGAGGTTACCCTCGTAAACGATAATATGCAAGAATTTTATGTTCGCTTTCATGGTCCTAACGAAACTCCATATGCAGAAGGAGTTTGGAAAATCCATGTAGAATTGCCAAGCGAGTATCCTTGGAGGTCTCCCAGTATCGGGTTTGTGAATCGAATCTTCCATCCAAACATCGACGAGCTTAGTGGAAGTGTTTGCTTAGACGTAATTAATCAGACTTGGTCTCCTATGTTTGATATGATTaacatttttgaagtttttcttcctcaatTGCTTCGCTACCCAAATGCTTCTGATCCTTTGAACGGGGAAGCTGCCGCATTGCTACTTCGCGAACCCCAAACTTTTACCAGTAAAGTGAAAGATTACATTCAAAGATATGCTAGCAAAGACCATGCAGATGCCTCTTTGGATGACTCTTCAGACAATGATTCCATGTCTTCCATCGAAACAGAgtctgaaaatgaagaagttACTGGTCAAATGGATGATGACTTATAA
- the gfh1 gene encoding gamma tubulin complex GCP4 subunit Gfh1 produces the protein MLHELLLFLAGYDSSLFLVDNEIVTLHPSLHTLHPGERHILQEIGILAVERRKTAKLLHPSISPLNHPNNVFHRSLYMFTEDVLRKFDEDLVDLEQQILTRDSSFVGSGKFVSLTQVEAHLSSWKHTFPDLFLIAATALQYQTAYSIFHSLTLLYMQSSRLNFKQLIIEIQVCLQKVWLNHFLEYLVTDFREDYGYLSVSPEAYEGSGHVLVPFMDLASAKDALFTRFCMLKAKSLLIDVYANLLKQFYAKAKSLDFPISQSSIKQIVGKLYALASRNIVFKMASAHRLADLTMMLEMVMLHEDTSVLTTILKRFLEFDINPSQQTISDPEKYFPIVLRNTVSDLDLDSMYGDCISSLHLAKSSELMNPNISFKGIPICLAISLQWPYNMFIDTTTQRDYSRLWGFLGALQVNIIDIKSFSYQRKSSVHANGRYPWKSLWLTLWFLSCLQYYFYDGIIRPSYKVLREKVIEYGESGNLEMQGYARLHLDAFGYISKMVFISDKQFLTLLASIYNEVSKVHYEEVCDENCALVVLVSQCIQHIREKENDPSLNNSPVSALLLQLGV, from the coding sequence ATGTTACACGAACTGTTACTCTTCCTTGCTGGCTATGACTCTAGCCTGTTCCTAGTTGACAACGAAATCGTTACTTTGCATCCTTCTCTTCATACTTTACATCCTGGAGAACGCCATATATTACAAGAAATTGGTATTCTAGCTGTTGAGCGTCGAAAAACCGCCAAACTTTTGCACCCTTCGATTTCCCCCTTAAATCACCCAAATAATGTATTTCATCGTTCCTTGTACATGTTTACTGAGGACGTCCTTCGAAAATTTGACGAAGATCTTGTCGACTTGGAACAGCAAATTTTAACGAGAGATTCTTCATTTGTTGGTTCGGGAAAGTTTGTATCTTTGACTCAAGTTGAAGCCCATCTAAGTTCATGGAAGCATACATTTCCAGATTTGTTTCTAATAGCCGCAACTGCACTTCAATATCAGACGGCATATTCTATCTTTCATTCCCTAACGTTACTTTATATGCAGTCATCTCGTTTGAATTTCAAGCAACTTATTATAGAGATCCAAGTCTGCCTACAAAAAGTGTGGCTCAATCATTTTCTCGAATATTTGGTTACTGATTTCCGGGAAGATTACGGATACCTTTCTGTTTCGCCAGAAGCTTACGAAGGCAGTGGACATGTTTTGGTGCCTTTTATGGATTTAGCATCTGCAAAGGATGCCCTTTTTACGAGATTTTGTATGTTAAAGGCAAAGTCTTTGCTTATTGATGTATATGcgaatcttttgaaacaattttatgCTAAGGCCAAATCTCTTGATTTTCCAATTTCACAATCTTCGATTAAGCAGATTGTAGGCAAATTATACGCTCTTGCCTCCAGAAATATTGTATTTAAAATGGCGTCTGCTCATCGACTTGCGGATTTAACAATGATGCTTGAAATGGTGATGTTACATGAAGATACAAGCGTTTTAACgacaattttgaaaaggtttCTCGAGTTTGACATAAATCCTTCACAACAAACCATTTCAGATCCAGAAAAGTACTTCCCGATAGTTTTGAGGAATACAGTTTCAGACTTGGATTTAGACTCAATGTATGGAGACTGCATCTCTTCTCTTCATTTGGCGAAGTCTTCGGAGCTAATGAATCCAAATATAAGCTTCAAAGGGATTCCAATTTGTCTCGCTATTTCCTTACAATGGCCTTATAATATGTTTATTGATACAACCACTCAGAGAGATTATTCTAGGTTATGGGGGTTTTTGGGTGCATTGCAGGTTAATATCATCGATATCAAGTCCTTTAGTTATCAAAGGAAGTCGTCTGTCCATGCTAATGGCAGGTATCCTTGGAAAAGTTTATGGCTTACATTATGGTTTTTATCATGCCTTcaatattatttttacGACGGTATTATACGACCCTCATACAAAGTCCTTCGCGAAAAGGTTATTGAATATGGGGAAAGTGGAAACCTTGAAATGCAAGGGTACGCACGTCTTCATCTTGACGCGTTTGGATATATCTCAAAAATGGTGTTTATTAGTGACAAACAATTCTTAACTTTACTAGCTTCTATTTATAATGAAGTTTCTAAAGTTCATTATGAAGAAGTTTGCGACGAAAATTGTGCATTAGTCGTTTTGGTTAGTCAGTGTATTCAACATATCAgggagaaagaaaatgatccATCACTTAATAATAGTCCAGTTAGTGCGCTCTTGCTGCAACTTGGTGTTTAA
- the mtr3 gene encoding exosome subunit Mtr3, whose protein sequence is MTDRKRVCGPLVSVPPAFEVPEQPAFTRDRNADNCRKIYLKLGWATKAMGSAYYESGKIKIGCNVYGPRPNKTFSFQNVAKLNCEVKYSPFSLPERKGHVQSAEEKDYGFLLETALSPSILLHLYPKSSIDVYVQILESDGTMATLAAAITCASAAIADANIECIDLVTGVSLLYKIQGPEYWVDPDFMDECGRPRPYGSLVVGHMAALGHITQVWEKGNCTSERLKSLLEKCTETAKGIRLVINHTLSQEKLGSLVNDTP, encoded by the exons ATGACGGACCGTAAGAGAGTTTGTGGTCCTCTGGTCTCAGTACCTCCAGCATTTGAAGTGCCTGAACAGCCTGCGTTTACGAGGGATCGCAATGCGGATAATTGCAGAAAAATAT ACTTGAAGCTTGGATGGGCCACCAAGGCTATGGGAAGCGCTTATTATGAATCTGGTAAAATCAAGATTGGATGCAATGTTTATGGCCCTAGACCAAACAAGacgttttctttccaaaatgtAGCAAAGTTGAATTGCGAAGTGAAGTACAGCCCCTTTTCATTGCCAGAGAGGAAGGGACACGTACAGAGtgctgaagaaaaggattatGGTTTCTTACTCGAGACAGCTCTTTCCCCTAGTATCCTACTACACTTATATCCCAAAAGTTCTATCGATGTTTATGTACAAATTCTTGAGAGCGATGGAACTATGGCAACATTGGCAGCTGCTATTACTTGTGCTTCTGCAGCAATCGCTGATGCAAACATAGAATGCATAGATCTGGTTACAGGTGTGAGCTTATTATATAAAATTCAAGGACCAGAGTATTGGGTGGATCCAGACTTTATGGATGAGTGTGGTCGACCACGTCCATATGGTTCTCTAGTAGTTGGCCACATGGCTGCTCTTGGGCATATTACTCAGGTCTGGGAGAAAGGGAATTGCACTTCGGAACGGCTCAAAAGTTTGCTAGAGAAATGTACAGAGACGGCAAAGGGAATTCGTTTGGTCATTAACCATACTCTTAGTCAAGAAAAATTGGGATCTTTGGTTAACGATACACCTTGA
- the pet117 gene encoding cytochrome c oxidase assembly protein Pet117 has protein sequence MSSTSKACILGASTFSIFMVYIVHSNQIAEKQRMSAGVEKDQERKRMKQSRFDDLNKQRALYDFYEKDQPITKNSDGSS, from the exons ATGTCGTCGACGTCGAAAGCTTGTATTTTAGGTGCTTCTACGTTTAGTATTTTTATGGTGTATATTGTTCATAGCAATCAGATCGCGGAAAAGCAG AGAATGTCGGCAGGTGTAGAGAAAGATCAGGAACGAAAACGCATGAAGCAAAGCCGTTTTGATGatttgaataaacaaagagcCTTGTACGATTTCTATGAGAAGGATCAACCGATTACGAAAAATTCAGACGGCTCTTcctga